One Macadamia integrifolia cultivar HAES 741 unplaced genomic scaffold, SCU_Mint_v3 scaffold641, whole genome shotgun sequence DNA window includes the following coding sequences:
- the LOC122069553 gene encoding uncharacterized protein LOC122069553 produces MWSSHPDFSSVVKEAGLKPVQTFSTPLIALSRKLKNVKEALKIWNTNIFGNISSLTTDCKNRLSSIQACLQIDHLNSSLTEGEKAETAILSSLLAQEESFLRQKARINWFKLGDSNSSYFHRSLKARNNFNSITMLASPHGTHVSKVDETKEVATNHFNNLFNPVASLVLHIPEGLINKLVPNDVVPTVWAIPSDEEITAAIKSHKSSKAPGPDGFSMGFFDST; encoded by the coding sequence atgtggtcctCCCATCCTGACTTCTCCAGTGTTGTTAAGGAAGCAGGGCTTAAGCCTGTCCAAACTTTCTCAACTCCCCTCATTGCCCTATCCCGGAAGCTCAAAAATGTCAAAGAAGCCTTAAAGATTTGGAATACTAACATTTTTGGGAATATTTCTTCTCTTACCACTGATTGCAAGAACCGTCTGTCCTCCATACAGGCATGTCTTCAGATAGATCACCTGAACTCCTCTCTTACAGAGGGGGAGAAAGCTGAAACTGCtatcctctcctctcttctggCCCAGGAAGAAAGTTTCTTAAGGCAAAAAGCTAGAATAAATTGGTTCAAATTAGGAGACTCCAACTCTTCTTATTTCCACCGATCCTTGAAAGCTAGAAACAACTTCAACTCCATCACCATGCTAGCATCTCCTCATGGCACCCATGTTTCCAaagtggatgagacaaaagaggTGGCTACCAATCACTTCAATAACTTGTTCAATCCGGTTGCTTCCCTGGTCCTGCACATCCCTGAGGGGCTTATTAACAAACTTGTTCCAAATGATGTTGTTCCAACGGTCTGGGCCATTCCCTCTGatgaagagattacagctgcAATCAAATCTCATAAATCCAGCAAAGCCCCTGGGCCTGACGGATTCAGTATGGGATTCTTTGACTCGACCTGA